From the Fusarium musae strain F31 chromosome 11, whole genome shotgun sequence genome, one window contains:
- the KATG2 gene encoding Catalase-peroxidase 2: MHVQSLLLASGLVPLAASQGCPFAKRATDTNLVPPREIPEDFGICRVASNQAGGGTRSRDFWPCALRLDVLRQFSPQYNPLGADFDYTEAFKSLDFAALKKDLNALLTDSQDWWPADHGNYGGLFIRMSWHSAGTYRAMDGRGGAGMGQQRFAPLDSWPDNQNLDKARRLLWPIKQKYGSKISWADLIVLAGNVALEHSGFETLGFAGGRADTWEADESIYWGAESTFVPKGNDVRYNGSTDIYERADKLEKPLGATHFGLIYVNPEGPDGSSDPKASALDIRTAFGRMGMDDEETAALIIGGHTLGKTHGAVPAKNIGPEPMAADLGEMGLGWHNSVNEGNGPDQMTSGLEVIWSTTPTKWSNHFLKSLLGNNWTLVESPAGHKQWEALNGKLEYPDPFVKGKFRRPTMLTSDLALINDPSYLKICKRWHDNPKELNAAFARAWYKLLHRDLGPVSRYLGPEVAKEKFIWQDPLPERKGDIIGEAEISSLKSTILSTDGLDVSKLVSTAWNSASTFRGTDKRGGANGARIALEPQVNWASNNPKQLKQVLSALKKIQKDFNAKSGSKKVSLADLIVLGGVAAIEKAAQAAGFKDVEVPFTPGRVDATQNQTDLVQFGYLEPLADGFRNYGHGTARARTEEILVDRAALLTLTPPEMTVLVGGLRALNANYDGSSNGILTEKKGQLTNDFFVNLLSPAYSWAKKDDRGELWTGTDRSTKSVKWTATRADLVFGSHAELRAISEVYGSADAKEKFVKDFISAWTKVMNLDRFDVKAEK; encoded by the exons ATGCACGTACAATCACTCCTGCTGGCTTCTGGCCTCGTGCCTCTGGCCGCTAGCCAGGGCTGCCCTTTTGCCAAGCGCGCCACGGACACTAACCTCGTCCCGCCGCGAGAAATCCCCGAGGACTTTGGCATCTGCCGCGTCGCTAGCAATCAGGCTGGTGGCGGTACTCGATCCAGGGACTTTTGGCCTTGTGCTCTGCGATTGGATGTCTTGAGGCAGTTTTCACCCCAGTATAACCCATTGGGTGCTGATTTCGACTACACCGAGGCTTTCAAGTCTCTGGACT TTGCTGCTCTGAAGAAGGACCTCAACGCGCTTCTCACGGATTCTCAAGATTGGTGGCCTGCTGACCATGGAAACTATGGTGGTCTCTTCATTCGTATGTCATGGCACAGCGCTGGTACATACCGCGCAATGGACGGCCGAGGTGGCGCCGGAATG GGTCAACAAAGATTCGCACCTCTCGACAGCTGGCCCGACAACCAGAACTTGGACAAAGCCCGTCGTCTGCTCT GGCCCATCAAGCAAAAGTATGGCAGCAAGATCTCATGGGCTGACTTGATCGTTCTCGCCGGCAACGTCGCCCTCGAGCACAGCGGCTTCGAGACCCTCGGTTTCGCCGGTGGTCGCGCTGACACCTGGGAGGCCGATGAGTCCATCTACTGGGGTGCCGAGTCCACCTTTGTCCCCAAGGGTAACGACGTTCGCTACAACGGTAGCACAGACATTTACGAGCGTGCCgacaagctcgagaagccCCTTGGTGCAACGCACTTTGGTCTCATCTACGTCAACCCTGAGGGTCCTGATGGAAGCTCTGACCCCAAGGCTTCTGCTCTTGATATCCGTACTGCTTTCGGTCGTATGGGTATGGACGATGAGGAGACTGCTGCTCTCATTATTGGTGGTCACACCCTGGGCAAGACTCACGGTGCTGTTCCTGCTAAGAACATTGGCCCTGAGCCCATGGCTGCTGACCTTGGAGAGATGGGTCTTGGATGGCACAACAGCGTCAACGAGGGTAACGGTCCTGACCAGATGACCAGCGGTCTCGAGGTTATCTGGTCCACCACTCCCACCAA GTGGAGCAACCACTTCCTCAAGTCTCTTCTCGGCAACAACTGGACCCTCGTCGAGAGCCCCGCTGGCCACAAGCAATGGGAGGCTCTCAACGGCAAGCTTGAGTACCCCGACCCCTTCGTCAAGGGCAAGTTCCGCCGCCCCACCATGCTCACTAGCGATCTCGCCCTCATCAACGACCCCTCATACCTCAAGATCTGCAAGCGCTGGCACGACAACCCCAAGGAGCTGAACGCTGCTTTCGCTCGTGCATGGTACAAGCTCCTCCACCGTGATCTCGGCCCTGTTTCTCGCTACCTTGGTCCCGAGGTCGCTAAGGAGAAGTTCATCTGGCAGGATCCTCTCCCTGAGCGAAAGGGTGACATCATTGGCGAGGCTGAGATCTCTAGCCTCAAGTCCACTATCCTTTCTActgatggtcttgatgttTCTAAGCTTGTTTCTACTGCTTGGAACTCTGCTTCTACTTTCCGTGGAACTGACAAGCGTGGTGGTGCCAACGGTGCTCGTATTGCTCTTGAGCCTCAGGTCAACTGGGCCAGCAACAACCCCAAGCAGCTCAAGCAGGTTCTCTCTGCActgaagaagatccagaaggACTTTAACGCCAAATCCGGCTCCAAGAAGGTCTCTCTCGCTGATCTGATTGTCCtcggtggtgttgctgctATCGAGAAGGCTGCCCAGGCTGCTGGCTTCAAGGACGTCGAGGTTCCTTTCACCCCTGGCCGTGTTGATGCTACCCAGAACCAGACCGATCTCGTTCAGTTCGGTTACCTTGAGCCCCTTGCTGATGGTTTCCGTAACTATGGACATGGTACGGCCCGTGCTCGCACTGAGGAGATCCTCGTTGACCGCGCTGCTCTTCTTACCCTTACTCCTCCCGAGATGACCGTCCTCGTCGGTGGTCTCCGTGCCTTGAACGCCAACTACGACGGTTCTTCCAACGGTATTctcactgagaagaagggccaGCTGACCAACGACTTCTTCGTCAACCTTCTCTCTCCCGCCTACTCATGGGCCAAGAAGGATGACCGTGGTGAGCTCTGGACCGGCACTGACCGCTCCACCAAGTCCGTCAAGTGGACTGCTACCCGCGCTGATCTTGTCTTCGGATCTCACGCTGAGCTGCGTGCTATTTCTGAGGTCTACGGTAGCGCTGATGCGAAAGAGAAGTTTGTGAAGGATTTCATTTCTGCATGGACCAAGGTCATGAACCTGGACCGCTTTgatgtcaaggctgagaagtaG